From the Meleagris gallopavo isolate NT-WF06-2002-E0010 breed Aviagen turkey brand Nicholas breeding stock chromosome 17, Turkey_5.1, whole genome shotgun sequence genome, one window contains:
- the PTPN11 gene encoding tyrosine-protein phosphatase non-receptor type 11 isoform X2 yields MTSRRWFHPNITGVEAENLLLTRGVDGSFLARPSKSNPGDFTLSVRRTGAVTHIKIQNTGDYYDLYGGEKFATLAELVQYYMEHHGQLKEKNGDVIELKYPLNCADPTSERWFHGHLSGREAEKLLTEKGKHGSFLVRESQSHPGDFVLSVRTGDDKGESNDGKSKVTHVMIHCQDLKYDVGGGEKFDSLTDLVEHYKKNPMVETLGTVLQLKQPLNTTRINAAEIESRVRELSKLAETTDKVKQGFWEEFETLQQQECKLLYSRKEGQRQENKNKNRYKNILPFDHTRVVLHDGDPNEPVSDYINANIIMPEFETKCNNSKPKKSYIATQGCLQNTVNDFWRMVFQENSRVIVMTTKEVERGKSKCVKYWPDEYSLKEYGVMRVRNVKESAAHDYTLRELKLSKVGQGNTERTVWQYHFRTWPDHGVPSDPGGVLDFLEEVHHKQESISDAGPVVVHCSAGIGRTGTFIVIDILIDIIREKGVDCDIDVPKTIQMVRSQRSGMVQTEAQYRFIYMAVQHYIETLQRRIEEEQK; encoded by the exons ATGGTTTCATCCAAATATTACTGGGGTGGAGGCAGAAAATCTACTGTTAACAAGAGGAGTTGACGGCAGCTTTCTGGCACGGCCCAGCAAAAGTAACCCAGGAGACTTCACACTCTCTGTTAG GCGAACTGGAGCTGTCACCCACATCAAGATCCAGAACACAGGAGACTACTATGACCTCTATGGAGGAGAGAAGTTTGCTACATTGGCTGAGTTAGTCCAGTATTACATGGAACATCATGGGCAGCTCAAAGAAAAGAATGGAGATGTGATAGAGTTGAAATATCCACTGAACTGTGCCGATCCTACATCGGAAAG GTGGTTTCATGGGCATCTTTCtggaagagaagctgaaaaactgttaacagaaaaaggaaaacatggaaGCTTTCTTGTGCGTGAGAGTCAGAGCCACCCTGGGGACTTTGTTCTTTCTGTCCGGACAGGAGATGATAAAGGAGAGAGTAATGATGGGAAATCTAAAGTGACACATGTCATGATTCACTGCCAG GATCTAAAATATGATGTTGGTGGAGGGGAGAAGTTTGACTCTCTGACAGATCTAGTAGAGCATTATAAGAAGAACCCTATGGTAGAAACTTTGGGCACAGTATTGCAACTCAAGCAG ccTCTGAATACCACCCGTATTAATGCTGCAGAGATTGAAAGCAGAGTGCGAGAGCTAAGCAAGCTAGCAGAGACTACAGATAAAGTCAAGCAGGGCTTCTGGGAAGAATTTGAG ACTTTACAGCAGCAAGAATGCAAACTTCTCTATAGCCGTAAAGAAGGTCAGcgtcaagaaaacaaaaacaaaaatagatacaaaaacattttaccCT TTGATCATACCAGAGTTGTTCTGCATGATGGTGATCCAAATGAACCTGTTTCAGACTATATCAACGCTAATATTATTATG CCTGAGTTTGAAACCAAGTGCAACAACTCAAAGCCAAAAAAAAGCTACATTGCTACTCAAGGTTGCCTGCAGAATACAGTGAATGATTTTTGGAGGATGGTGTTCCAGGAGAATTCTCGAGTTATTGTTATGACAACAAAAGAAGTTGAAAGaggaaag AGTAAGTGTGTCAAGTACTGGCCTGATGAATATTCCCTAAAGGAGTATGGTGTTATGCGTGTGAGGAATGTTAAGGAGAGTGCAGCACATGACTACACGCTAAGAGAACTTAAGCTTTCTAAAGTTGGGCAA GGGAACACAGAGAGAACAGTCTGGCAATATCATTTCAGAACTTGGCCTGATCACGGAGTCCCAAGTGACCCTGGTGGTGTACTGGACTTTCTCGAGGAGGTGCACCATAagcaagaaagcatttctgacGCAGGACCAGTTGTGGTCCACTGCAG tgcTGGGATTGGACGAACAGGAACTTTCATTGTGATTGATATTCTTATTGACATAATCAGAGAAAAAG GTGTGGACTGTGATATTGATGTTCCAAAGACCATTCAGATGGTGAGATCGCAGCGGTCAGGAATGGTTCAAACAGAAGCACAGTACAGATTTATTTACATGGCAGTACAGCACTACATTGAAACGCTACAGCGCAGAATTGAGGAGGAACAG AAATGA
- the PTPN11 gene encoding tyrosine-protein phosphatase non-receptor type 11 isoform X1 yields the protein MTSRRWFHPNITGVEAENLLLTRGVDGSFLARPSKSNPGDFTLSVRRTGAVTHIKIQNTGDYYDLYGGEKFATLAELVQYYMEHHGQLKEKNGDVIELKYPLNCADPTSERWFHGHLSGREAEKLLTEKGKHGSFLVRESQSHPGDFVLSVRTGDDKGESNDGKSKVTHVMIHCQDLKYDVGGGEKFDSLTDLVEHYKKNPMVETLGTVLQLKQPLNTTRINAAEIESRVRELSKLAETTDKVKQGFWEEFETLQQQECKLLYSRKEGQRQENKNKNRYKNILPFDHTRVVLHDGDPNEPVSDYINANIIMPEFETKCNNSKPKKSYIATQGCLQNTVNDFWRMVFQENSRVIVMTTKEVERGKSKCVKYWPDEYSLKEYGVMRVRNVKESAAHDYTLRELKLSKVGQGNTERTVWQYHFRTWPDHGVPSDPGGVLDFLEEVHHKQESISDAGPVVVHCSAGIGRTGTFIVIDILIDIIREKGVDCDIDVPKTIQMVRSQRSGMVQTEAQYRFIYMAVQHYIETLQRRIEEEQKSKRKGHEYTNIKYSLSDQTSGDQSPLPPCTPTPTCPEMREDSARVYENVGLMQQQKSFR from the exons ATGGTTTCATCCAAATATTACTGGGGTGGAGGCAGAAAATCTACTGTTAACAAGAGGAGTTGACGGCAGCTTTCTGGCACGGCCCAGCAAAAGTAACCCAGGAGACTTCACACTCTCTGTTAG GCGAACTGGAGCTGTCACCCACATCAAGATCCAGAACACAGGAGACTACTATGACCTCTATGGAGGAGAGAAGTTTGCTACATTGGCTGAGTTAGTCCAGTATTACATGGAACATCATGGGCAGCTCAAAGAAAAGAATGGAGATGTGATAGAGTTGAAATATCCACTGAACTGTGCCGATCCTACATCGGAAAG GTGGTTTCATGGGCATCTTTCtggaagagaagctgaaaaactgttaacagaaaaaggaaaacatggaaGCTTTCTTGTGCGTGAGAGTCAGAGCCACCCTGGGGACTTTGTTCTTTCTGTCCGGACAGGAGATGATAAAGGAGAGAGTAATGATGGGAAATCTAAAGTGACACATGTCATGATTCACTGCCAG GATCTAAAATATGATGTTGGTGGAGGGGAGAAGTTTGACTCTCTGACAGATCTAGTAGAGCATTATAAGAAGAACCCTATGGTAGAAACTTTGGGCACAGTATTGCAACTCAAGCAG ccTCTGAATACCACCCGTATTAATGCTGCAGAGATTGAAAGCAGAGTGCGAGAGCTAAGCAAGCTAGCAGAGACTACAGATAAAGTCAAGCAGGGCTTCTGGGAAGAATTTGAG ACTTTACAGCAGCAAGAATGCAAACTTCTCTATAGCCGTAAAGAAGGTCAGcgtcaagaaaacaaaaacaaaaatagatacaaaaacattttaccCT TTGATCATACCAGAGTTGTTCTGCATGATGGTGATCCAAATGAACCTGTTTCAGACTATATCAACGCTAATATTATTATG CCTGAGTTTGAAACCAAGTGCAACAACTCAAAGCCAAAAAAAAGCTACATTGCTACTCAAGGTTGCCTGCAGAATACAGTGAATGATTTTTGGAGGATGGTGTTCCAGGAGAATTCTCGAGTTATTGTTATGACAACAAAAGAAGTTGAAAGaggaaag AGTAAGTGTGTCAAGTACTGGCCTGATGAATATTCCCTAAAGGAGTATGGTGTTATGCGTGTGAGGAATGTTAAGGAGAGTGCAGCACATGACTACACGCTAAGAGAACTTAAGCTTTCTAAAGTTGGGCAA GGGAACACAGAGAGAACAGTCTGGCAATATCATTTCAGAACTTGGCCTGATCACGGAGTCCCAAGTGACCCTGGTGGTGTACTGGACTTTCTCGAGGAGGTGCACCATAagcaagaaagcatttctgacGCAGGACCAGTTGTGGTCCACTGCAG tgcTGGGATTGGACGAACAGGAACTTTCATTGTGATTGATATTCTTATTGACATAATCAGAGAAAAAG GTGTGGACTGTGATATTGATGTTCCAAAGACCATTCAGATGGTGAGATCGCAGCGGTCAGGAATGGTTCAAACAGAAGCACAGTACAGATTTATTTACATGGCAGTACAGCACTACATTGAAACGCTACAGCGCAGAATTGAGGAGGAACAG AAAAGTAAGAGGAAAGGTCACGAATACACAAACATTAAATATTCTTTATCGGACCAGACAAGTGGGGATCAGAGCCCTCTTCCACCCTGTACCCCAACCCCAACGTGTCCAGA AATGAGGGAAGATAGTGCTAGAGTATATGAAAATGTGGGGCTGATGCAACAGCAGAAAAGTTTCAGATGA